The following proteins are co-located in the Leptospira hartskeerlii genome:
- a CDS encoding Cys-rich protein, which yields MSPIPFRKIFPYFPIFVLGLAVGTFIAFKYSRGTVVQSGMEWEGKEICLDYCDNLAKCTKKEYPQTSEDQLYKVENSCLRGCRKHFDKMQVCLQPEKMASCSELTSCLFGELKKYY from the coding sequence ATGAGCCCAATTCCTTTCAGAAAAATTTTCCCTTATTTCCCAATCTTCGTTTTGGGTCTGGCCGTGGGCACATTTATCGCCTTCAAATATTCCAGAGGAACTGTGGTTCAGTCCGGTATGGAATGGGAAGGAAAAGAGATCTGTCTGGATTATTGCGATAATCTTGCGAAATGTACTAAGAAAGAATATCCGCAAACTTCCGAAGACCAATTATATAAAGTGGAAAATTCCTGTTTAAGAGGTTGCAGAAAACATTTCGATAAGATGCAGGTATGTCTCCAACCCGAGAAGATGGCTAGTTGTTCTGAATTGACTTCTTGTCTATTCGGAGAATTAAAAAAATATTATTAA
- a CDS encoding lytic transglycosylase domain-containing protein, whose product MKLDDLESYRRIVSRMEEIQGITERFQPKPPVQEGDPTSKKIESEFSQELDSKMKGIFSQENDPTPKDLSSIIERESYKNHLDPNLVKSVIKAESNFKPNAVSSKGAIGLMQLMPGTADILGVDNPYDPEENIAGGTKFLADMMKKFGNSDKALAAYNAGPGAVQKYDGIPPYKETKDYVKKVNRFWKGEY is encoded by the coding sequence ATGAAGTTAGATGATCTAGAATCTTATCGCAGAATTGTCTCCAGAATGGAAGAAATCCAAGGAATTACGGAGAGATTTCAACCGAAACCTCCTGTCCAGGAAGGAGATCCTACATCTAAAAAGATCGAGTCCGAATTCTCGCAAGAGTTGGACTCCAAAATGAAAGGGATTTTCTCACAAGAGAATGATCCAACTCCCAAGGATCTGAGCAGTATTATAGAGAGGGAATCCTATAAAAATCATTTGGATCCGAATCTAGTCAAATCTGTGATCAAGGCGGAGTCCAATTTTAAACCAAATGCGGTTTCTTCTAAAGGTGCGATCGGTCTGATGCAGCTCATGCCTGGAACGGCGGACATTCTAGGCGTAGATAATCCTTACGATCCGGAAGAAAATATCGCGGGTGGGACTAAGTTCCTCGCGGATATGATGAAGAAGTTCGGAAATTCTGATAAGGCACTCGCGGCTTATAATGCCGGACCTGGTGCAGTCCAAAAATACGACGGGATCCCTCCTTACAAGGAGACGAAAGATTACGTAAAAAAGGTAAATCGTTTCTGGAAGGGAGAGTATTAA